Proteins co-encoded in one Caldisericia bacterium genomic window:
- a CDS encoding cold-shock protein, with protein MIKGKVKWFDSSKGYGFITRDDGGEDVFVHYTAIEGTGFKTLKEGDAVEFEVQEGKKGPQAKNVKKLS; from the coding sequence ATGATTAAAGGTAAAGTTAAGTGGTTTGACTCATCAAAGGGCTATGGGTTTATTACAAGAGATGATGGTGGTGAAGATGTCTTTGTACATTACACTGCTATTGAGGGGACAGGTTTCAAAACATTAAAAGAGGGCGATGCAGTTGAATTTGAAGTTCAAGAGGGAAAAAAGGGACCACAAGCAAAGAATGTTAAGAAACTTTCTTAA
- a CDS encoding DUF401 family protein yields MTILKIILSFLLIVFLIQKKIKPGISLIIGATILGLIYPYKPYNLFKNFYNALTLKDTIELIITLILIYFLSYLLQGKEILSKMIKNLNSLFPKRKITIFLSSMLIGLLPMPGGALFSAPLVDSLTKDIKTTNEKKAYMNYWFRHVLEGAFPTYPGIILAAKFLNVSIRSALLAHIFIPLVLVFVGILIGFKGVYVPENKSEDGSFKNFLKYFSPILLILILILVFNFEVVFAIGISLILSILFLKPNKKELIDYIKKSINLDNLFLPIGVYFFRNLLNSGIANDISISLSILKISPFLIIFLMPFISAFLTGLTSMGVAISYPIILNLFYPNGTLSFSLMGLAYSGAVCGILFSPLHLCLIVTMNYFKCEISKMYKSLTTSISFSSILLILIYLLLFKLKF; encoded by the coding sequence ATGACTATTTTAAAGATTATTCTCTCTTTTTTATTGATTGTATTTCTTATACAAAAGAAGATTAAACCAGGGATATCTTTAATAATTGGTGCTACAATTCTTGGATTAATCTATCCATATAAACCATATAATCTATTTAAAAATTTTTATAATGCCTTAACATTAAAAGATACAATTGAATTAATAATTACTCTTATTTTAATATATTTTCTTTCATATCTTCTTCAAGGAAAAGAGATACTTTCGAAAATGATTAAAAATCTTAATTCACTTTTTCCAAAAAGAAAAATAACTATTTTTCTTTCATCTATGCTTATTGGCCTTTTACCAATGCCCGGAGGAGCTCTTTTTTCAGCACCTCTTGTAGATAGTTTAACAAAAGATATAAAAACAACAAATGAAAAAAAAGCATACATGAATTATTGGTTTAGACATGTTCTTGAAGGAGCTTTCCCTACTTATCCTGGTATAATTCTTGCTGCAAAATTTTTAAATGTTTCAATTAGAAGTGCACTACTTGCTCACATTTTTATTCCCTTGGTTCTTGTTTTTGTAGGAATTTTAATTGGTTTTAAGGGAGTTTATGTACCAGAAAATAAAAGTGAAGATGGAAGTTTTAAAAATTTTCTAAAATATTTTTCACCAATTCTTTTAATTTTAATTCTTATCCTTGTTTTTAATTTTGAGGTTGTATTTGCAATCGGAATCTCTCTTATTCTCTCTATTTTATTTTTAAAACCAAATAAAAAAGAATTAATAGATTATATTAAAAAATCTATAAATTTAGATAATTTATTTTTACCAATAGGTGTTTATTTCTTTAGAAACCTTTTAAATTCTGGAATAGCAAATGATATATCAATTTCACTTTCAATTCTTAAAATATCTCCTTTTCTTATTATTTTTTTAATGCCATTTATAAGTGCATTTTTAACTGGTTTAACATCTATGGGTGTTGCAATATCATACCCAATAATTTTAAATCTTTTTTATCCAAATGGAACTCTTTCTTTCTCTTTAATGGGACTTGCCTATAGTGGTGCAGTTTGTGGGATTCTTTTCTCTCCGCTTCATCTTTGTCTAATTGTAACTATGAATTATTTTAAATGTGAGATATCTAAAATGTATAAAAGTTTAACAACATCAATTTCTTTTTCTTCTATTTTGTTAATTTTAATTTACTTACTTCTTTTTAAATTAAAATTTTAG
- a CDS encoding adenosine-specific kinase, with the protein MFMEIKVIKIKNPENLNVIIGQSHFIKTVEDLYETLITSSTSIKFGIAFNESSGPRLIRFAGNDDNLIELAKENAMNIGAGHIFVIFLKDAYPINVLNRIKMVEEVVRIFAASANPIEVIVVETQQGRGVLGVVDGESPLGFESDEDKNKRKEFLRKIGYKL; encoded by the coding sequence ATTTTTATGGAAATCAAAGTAATTAAAATTAAAAATCCTGAGAATTTAAATGTGATAATTGGTCAATCACATTTTATAAAAACCGTAGAAGATTTATATGAAACATTGATTACAAGTTCAACATCAATTAAATTTGGAATTGCATTTAATGAATCATCTGGTCCAAGACTTATAAGATTTGCAGGAAATGATGACAATTTAATTGAACTTGCAAAAGAAAATGCAATGAATATTGGTGCTGGACATATATTTGTAATATTTTTAAAAGATGCTTATCCTATTAATGTTTTGAATAGAATAAAAATGGTTGAGGAAGTGGTAAGAATTTTTGCTGCGAGCGCAAATCCAATAGAAGTAATTGTTGTAGAAACACAACAAGGCAGAGGAGTTTTAGGCGTTGTTGATGGTGAATCACCACTGGGTTTTGAGAGCGATGAAGATAAAAATAAAAGAAAAGAGTTTTTAAGAAAAATTGGGTATAAACTATGA
- the ssnA gene encoding putative aminohydrolase SsnA, translated as MKAIKNISIFTGGENPKFIKNGVIVFNNKIIKIFENEDELKNYNCEIIDGKGKLLIPGLIISHDHLYSSLARGISLKQASPRNFYEILDKLWWKLDLALDRESIYYSALIGIIDAVKCGVTTIIDHHASFGFIKYSLDEIENAQNLIKLRLSTCFEVSDRWGEEKAKESIFENLRFIEKTEKREDKMIVPTFGLHALFTISEKTLKMCSEIGKDKKTSFHVHLSEDKFDRDYNLSFFGLSPIERLNKENMLNEKTLLIHCVHIDEKEKDLIKDKKSIVVHNPESNMNNAVGLPDIFSLLNRGVVVGLGTDGFTQDMFRETQVLYIAHKHEKQNSNIGFNESYKLLFVNNPKIAKLIFNEKIGEIKEDYKSDFVLLNYNPPTPLNETNFFGHFIFGLSSRFVSDVYVNGEIILKDGKILGIDEEKIFYESIRVAKNLWERFESI; from the coding sequence ATGAAAGCAATTAAGAATATATCAATTTTTACTGGAGGGGAGAATCCTAAATTTATTAAAAATGGTGTGATTGTTTTTAATAATAAAATAATAAAAATTTTTGAAAATGAAGATGAATTAAAAAATTATAATTGTGAAATAATAGATGGAAAAGGTAAATTATTAATTCCTGGACTAATTATTTCTCATGATCACCTTTACTCATCTCTTGCAAGAGGTATAAGTTTAAAACAAGCCTCTCCAAGGAATTTTTATGAGATACTTGACAAACTTTGGTGGAAATTAGATTTAGCACTTGATAGAGAGTCTATATATTACTCTGCATTAATAGGGATCATTGACGCGGTAAAATGTGGTGTAACAACAATTATAGACCATCATGCAAGTTTCGGATTCATTAAATATAGTCTAGATGAAATTGAAAATGCTCAAAATCTAATTAAATTAAGATTATCAACATGTTTCGAGGTATCTGATAGATGGGGAGAAGAAAAGGCAAAAGAGTCTATTTTTGAAAATTTAAGATTTATTGAGAAAACCGAAAAAAGAGAGGATAAAATGATAGTTCCAACCTTTGGTTTACATGCTCTTTTTACAATTAGTGAAAAAACACTTAAAATGTGTAGTGAAATTGGAAAAGATAAAAAAACATCTTTTCATGTTCACTTATCTGAAGACAAATTTGATAGAGATTATAATTTAAGTTTTTTTGGACTTTCTCCTATCGAAAGATTGAACAAAGAGAATATGTTAAATGAAAAAACGCTCCTTATTCATTGTGTTCATATAGATGAAAAAGAGAAAGATCTAATCAAGGATAAAAAATCAATTGTTGTTCATAATCCTGAATCAAACATGAACAATGCAGTTGGTTTACCAGATATTTTTTCTTTATTAAACAGAGGTGTAGTTGTGGGATTAGGAACAGATGGATTTACGCAAGATATGTTTAGAGAAACCCAAGTTTTATATATCGCTCATAAACATGAAAAACAAAACTCTAATATTGGTTTTAATGAGTCTTACAAACTTTTATTTGTAAATAATCCAAAAATTGCCAAACTTATATTTAATGAAAAAATTGGAGAGATTAAAGAAGATTACAAAAGCGATTTTGTTTTACTTAATTACAATCCTCCTACCCCATTAAATGAAACTAATTTCTTTGGACATTTTATATTTGGTCTTTCAAGTAGATTTGTGAGTGATGTTTATGTTAATGGAGAGATAATTTTGAAAGATGGAAAAATTTTAGGAATTGATGAAGAAAAAATATTTTATGAGAGCATTAGAGTAGCGAAAAACTTATGGGAAAGGTTTGAGTCAATTTAA
- a CDS encoding DUF5698 domain-containing protein, with protein sequence MNYEVIKIALTIFSIRVVGITISSFRTILMVKGEKLLTFISSFFETVLYVIGLNLVLQHLDNFLNLSIYSLGFAVGNYIGMVIDEKLGIGYETFIVIPTKCDGEITKLLRDEGYIVTKVKGEGLKGEKDVLYVTLKRKDIKKFENLIKEFDKEAFYFTLETKKARKFTYLTKH encoded by the coding sequence ATGAATTATGAAGTTATTAAGATTGCTTTAACTATTTTTTCAATTAGAGTTGTTGGAATAACAATTTCAAGTTTTAGAACAATTCTTATGGTTAAGGGTGAAAAACTTTTAACATTTATTTCCTCATTCTTTGAAACTGTACTTTATGTAATTGGTTTAAATCTTGTTTTGCAACATCTTGATAACTTCTTAAATTTATCTATTTATTCTCTTGGTTTTGCAGTTGGAAATTATATAGGAATGGTCATTGATGAGAAATTGGGAATTGGATATGAAACATTTATTGTTATTCCTACAAAATGTGATGGAGAAATAACTAAACTTTTAAGAGATGAGGGTTATATAGTGACAAAAGTTAAAGGAGAAGGTTTGAAAGGTGAAAAAGATGTACTTTATGTTACCTTAAAAAGAAAGGATATTAAAAAATTTGAAAATCTTATTAAAGAGTTTGATAAAGAGGCATTTTATTTTACACTTGAAACAAAAAAAGCAAGAAAATTTACATACTTGACAAAACATTAA
- a CDS encoding MTH938/NDUFAF3 family protein, with product MIIDSYEFGEIIIEGKVYKSDLIIIEDKIIENWWREEGHLLKEADLFEVLKYKPEVLIIGTGANGLMRVSEDLIKKLKDEKIEYYILKTKEAVKKFNEIDNKRKAGAFHLTC from the coding sequence ATGATAATAGATTCTTATGAATTTGGCGAAATTATAATTGAAGGTAAAGTTTATAAAAGTGATTTAATTATTATAGAGGATAAAATAATAGAAAATTGGTGGAGAGAAGAAGGACATTTACTAAAAGAAGCAGATCTTTTTGAAGTTTTGAAGTATAAGCCAGAAGTTTTAATAATTGGAACAGGTGCAAATGGTTTAATGAGAGTAAGCGAAGATTTAATTAAAAAACTTAAAGATGAAAAAATTGAATATTATATTTTAAAAACAAAGGAAGCAGTGAAAAAATTTAATGAAATAGATAATAAAAGAAAAGCTGGGGCATTTCATTTAACTTGTTAA
- a CDS encoding S-layer homology domain-containing protein — MKKILILIILIFISFEINIVKGENIFVVKNTNPYGENSFLWAIEEANKEGGIIKFDIPKEDKNFNGKSWTIFLRSNLPTIERKIIIDGLSQNEKYTDLEKNTPLIDIDASLITSDSLFTFKYDFELSGLNFKNFKSKDYIRIETNRGTIKNISIDNGDTGIHLFKSSNIKILNSTFKNLNYGIYLYYSNYNIIDEVNIENSTFGIRFYFSSSNEIKNSIFKNSQTGIRIFYNSLRNKIYKNTILNNEDGIFLRDSFGEKNDLFENKFVSNLNGIHLYYGTASLIYKNEFYSNEIGLNIDFFSSDNSIFNNTFKENNYGVKFFNSCEKNIIKENIFEKNKKGIFFEDKSNRFNSFSKNIFIDNNENINLSGGNEGITPIEVSFAKTFGKSVLISTKSDKKGKIEIFSSDILGNNSISFLGEKNINNFEEIFYILTNEELLGKYILYTFTDDLFNTSEFGKVLIDKKAPFLDLILKKTTQSEKGGKVEFLSEIKNYGDEDIEGVIFKIQIPREFGEINILSNPKGSKYKIENNQIIVENIKVAKNSNEFIKFSFSIGDKVTINTKFSLHGEIEYFLYGKLKIIEKSDENGIDDGVPQSFNLDEPTEFTITGKPQILVDIPQNLNINSNSIFSLKFSIKNIGNYLDKNVNIKISIPDSFDYLSSNIGQFKREERTFYLNFDSIKENEIYTINLEFKSKETISDKKEKISFLYKSETTEIKKEIDILIKGEGKESLSLRVEGEKETNLYSFYNIQVFIKNSGTKEAKDKILKIAVPNNFNVSNEFEIKSGFIEIKIDKIGINEEKKISLIFKSISSCDSINTFEFNIDNLIYKKDVFIKCFKIFHNQIITGFPDSTFKPDIPIKRVEVAAILSNTFMLSRSNLETLPKDVKESHWGKNYILNVISSGLMSGYKDGTFKPDEPLKRSEAAAIIFKILSLEEDFGNYFKDIPSSYWAKGIIGGVYKSGIISGYKDKTFKGEKSVTRAEFLVMLLKAIGREGNLGEINKFKDLDKNHWAYKYILESTIPHILINPQRIKEIKLGQRVLPIFIEKDTSFLQILKIGDKLKVSIPFLYEDLKEIEVEILENGFKLNP; from the coding sequence ATGAAAAAAATTTTAATTTTAATAATTCTAATTTTTATATCTTTTGAAATAAATATAGTCAAAGGAGAAAATATATTTGTTGTTAAAAACACGAATCCATATGGTGAGAATTCATTTCTTTGGGCTATTGAAGAAGCAAATAAAGAAGGTGGAATAATTAAATTTGATATACCAAAAGAAGATAAAAATTTTAACGGGAAAAGCTGGACTATTTTTTTAAGAAGTAATTTACCAACAATAGAAAGAAAAATTATAATTGATGGATTGTCTCAAAATGAAAAATATACTGATTTAGAAAAAAACACCCCTTTAATTGATATTGATGCATCTTTAATAACTTCTGATTCATTGTTTACATTTAAATATGATTTTGAATTATCTGGTCTAAATTTTAAAAATTTTAAAAGCAAAGATTATATAAGAATTGAAACAAATAGGGGAACAATTAAAAATATTTCAATTGATAATGGAGACACTGGTATTCATCTTTTTAAATCAAGTAATATTAAAATTTTAAATTCTACTTTTAAAAATTTAAATTATGGCATTTATCTATATTATTCAAATTATAATATTATAGATGAAGTTAATATTGAAAATTCAACTTTTGGAATAAGATTTTATTTTTCTTCATCAAATGAAATAAAAAATTCAATTTTTAAAAATAGTCAGACTGGTATAAGAATTTTTTATAATTCACTGAGAAATAAAATATATAAAAACACCATTTTAAATAATGAAGATGGAATATTTTTAAGGGATAGTTTTGGAGAAAAGAATGATTTATTTGAGAATAAATTTGTTAGTAACTTAAATGGAATACATCTTTATTATGGAACAGCCTCCTTAATTTATAAAAATGAATTTTATTCAAATGAAATTGGTTTAAATATTGATTTTTTCTCTTCTGATAATTCAATATTTAATAATACATTTAAAGAAAATAATTATGGAGTTAAATTTTTTAATTCATGTGAGAAAAATATAATAAAAGAAAACATTTTTGAAAAAAATAAAAAGGGTATTTTTTTTGAAGATAAAAGCAATAGATTTAATAGTTTTTCGAAAAATATTTTTATTGATAATAATGAAAATATAAATTTAAGTGGTGGAAATGAAGGGATAACTCCAATAGAGGTTTCTTTTGCTAAAACTTTTGGAAAGAGTGTTTTGATTTCAACAAAAAGTGATAAAAAAGGTAAAATTGAAATTTTTTCTTCTGATATTTTAGGAAATAATTCAATTTCTTTTTTAGGAGAAAAAAATATCAATAATTTTGAAGAAATCTTTTATATCTTAACAAATGAAGAACTTCTTGGAAAATATATTCTCTATACTTTTACTGATGATTTATTTAATACATCTGAATTTGGAAAGGTTCTTATTGATAAAAAGGCACCATTTCTTGATCTTATTTTAAAAAAAACTACACAATCTGAAAAAGGGGGGAAAGTTGAATTTTTATCTGAAATTAAAAATTATGGAGATGAAGATATAGAAGGAGTTATATTTAAAATACAAATTCCAAGGGAATTTGGTGAGATAAATATTTTATCAAATCCTAAAGGTTCAAAATACAAGATTGAAAACAATCAAATAATAGTTGAAAATATAAAGGTAGCTAAAAATTCAAATGAATTCATTAAATTTTCTTTTTCAATAGGAGATAAAGTTACAATTAATACAAAATTTTCTCTTCATGGTGAGATAGAATATTTTCTTTATGGAAAATTAAAAATAATTGAAAAAAGTGACGAAAATGGCATAGATGATGGAGTGCCTCAGAGTTTTAACTTAGATGAACCAACTGAATTTACTATAACTGGTAAACCACAAATTTTGGTAGATATACCACAAAATTTAAATATAAACTCAAATTCTATTTTTTCATTAAAATTTTCCATCAAAAATATTGGAAATTATTTAGATAAAAATGTAAATATAAAAATTTCAATTCCAGATTCTTTTGACTATTTATCTTCAAATATTGGTCAGTTTAAAAGAGAGGAAAGAACATTTTATTTAAATTTTGATTCTATAAAGGAAAATGAAATTTATACTATAAACCTTGAATTTAAATCAAAAGAGACAATTTCTGACAAAAAAGAAAAAATTTCATTTTTATATAAAAGTGAAACAACAGAAATCAAAAAAGAGATAGATATTTTAATAAAAGGTGAAGGAAAAGAATCTCTTTCTTTAAGAGTTGAGGGAGAAAAGGAGACAAATTTATATTCTTTTTATAATATTCAAGTTTTTATAAAAAATAGTGGAACAAAAGAAGCAAAAGATAAAATTCTAAAGATTGCAGTTCCAAATAATTTTAATGTTTCAAATGAATTTGAAATTAAAAGTGGTTTTATTGAAATAAAAATAGATAAAATAGGTATAAATGAAGAGAAAAAAATAAGTTTAATTTTTAAATCTATTTCTTCATGTGATTCAATAAACACATTTGAATTTAATATTGATAATTTGATTTATAAGAAAGATGTTTTTATAAAATGTTTTAAAATTTTTCACAATCAAATTATTACTGGATTTCCTGATAGTACATTTAAGCCAGATATTCCAATAAAAAGGGTTGAAGTTGCAGCAATTTTGTCAAACACATTTATGTTAAGTAGAAGTAATTTAGAGACTTTACCAAAAGATGTAAAGGAGAGCCATTGGGGTAAAAATTATATATTAAATGTTATTTCAAGTGGTCTTATGAGTGGATACAAAGATGGTACATTTAAACCAGATGAACCACTAAAAAGATCTGAAGCAGCAGCAATTATTTTTAAAATTCTTTCATTAGAAGAAGACTTTGGAAATTACTTTAAAGATATTCCTTCTTCATATTGGGCAAAAGGAATAATAGGAGGAGTCTATAAAAGTGGAATTATTTCAGGTTATAAAGATAAAACTTTTAAAGGCGAGAAGAGTGTAACAAGGGCTGAATTTTTGGTTATGCTTCTAAAAGCAATTGGAAGAGAAGGGAATCTTGGTGAGATAAATAAATTTAAAGATTTAGATAAAAATCACTGGGCATATAAATATATTCTTGAATCAACAATACCACATATACTTATTAATCCTCAAAGAATAAAAGAAATAAAATTAGGACAAAGAGTGTTGCCTATATTTATTGAAAAAGATACTTCATTTTTACAAATTCTTAAAATAGGTGACAAATTAAAAGTATCTATTCCATTTCTATATGAGGATTTAAAAGAAATAGAAGTTGAAATTTTAGAAAACGGATTTAAATTGAATCCCTAA
- a CDS encoding metallopeptidase family protein — protein sequence MELKEFINLVEEIYLSLPKDIKSSLENIEITVEEKDKGLLLGFYRGVPYKYRGPHYNFVLPDKIVLFKEEIENASILENISVKEKIKKVLLHEIGHYLGLSEEKLRELGVY from the coding sequence ATGGAATTAAAAGAATTTATTAATTTGGTTGAAGAAATATATTTGAGTTTACCTAAAGATATAAAATCTTCACTTGAAAATATTGAAATAACAGTTGAGGAGAAAGATAAAGGCCTTTTACTTGGTTTTTATAGGGGAGTACCATATAAATATAGAGGTCCTCATTATAATTTTGTTCTTCCTGACAAAATAGTTTTATTTAAAGAGGAAATCGAAAATGCGTCAATTCTAGAAAATATTTCTGTGAAAGAGAAGATAAAAAAAGTTTTACTTCATGAAATAGGACATTACTTAGGATTAAGTGAAGAGAAATTAAGAGAATTGGGAGTATATTAA
- a CDS encoding DedA family protein gives MSEIFHYILNLIDKLGYLGLFFAMVLNGSFIPISSEIFIIPAGYLASKGDFNLLLVILSGSLGSLCGSLINYFIGFKIGRPFIEKYGKVLRIKKETLDKGEEWFKNYGIYAVFFTKFIPTIRQYITILPGILKMNIINFAIFSFIGDIFVVTFMTLIGYFFGEYRDILRQYIDEIYIIFFTLILLGVIVYIFFRLFKKRKGIEKLI, from the coding sequence ATGAGTGAGATTTTTCATTACATTTTAAATCTAATAGATAAATTAGGATATTTAGGTTTATTTTTTGCAATGGTTTTAAATGGTTCTTTTATACCAATATCTTCAGAAATTTTTATAATACCAGCAGGATACCTTGCTTCAAAGGGAGATTTTAACCTTTTACTTGTCATTCTTTCTGGTTCATTGGGAAGTCTATGTGGTTCATTAATAAATTATTTTATTGGTTTTAAAATTGGGAGACCATTTATAGAGAAATATGGAAAGGTTTTAAGAATTAAAAAAGAAACATTAGATAAAGGAGAGGAGTGGTTCAAAAATTATGGAATTTATGCAGTGTTTTTTACAAAATTTATACCAACAATAAGACAATATATAACAATTTTACCTGGAATATTAAAAATGAACATCATTAATTTTGCCATTTTTTCCTTTATTGGTGATATTTTTGTTGTTACTTTTATGACTTTAATAGGTTACTTCTTTGGAGAATATAGGGATATTTTAAGACAATATATAGATGAAATATATATAATATTTTTTACTTTAATTCTTCTTGGAGTTATTGTATATATTTTCTTTAGATTATTTAAAAAAAGAAAAGGGATAGAAAAACTTATTTGA